In the Bacillales bacterium genome, AACGAGCGTTTCGGCAACCTTTTTTGCTTTGTCCGGCTCCAACAGCCCGGACCACAAAAGATGACCCGGATTGGAAGTAACCGTTTCTACTTGCTGTTTGTCCCGATCCAAGGCAATCGCGTAAAATCCGCGATCGTTCATCCAGAACTTTTCTTCAAACGTCCGTTTCAATGCTGCGGCTTGTCGGCGCAGCGATTGCGCCGCCCGTTGGTCGCTCAACTTTTCGTAAATATCCGCGATTCCTTGTTTCGCTTGGTAAACATATCCTTGCACTTCTGCCAGAGCGATCGGCGAATCGGCATAAGAGCCGTTTCGATGTACGATGGAATCCCCGGAGTCTTTCCATCCTTGATTGGAAATGCCGTTTTCGGATTGTTGATGGTATTCAACAAGACCATCCCCGTCGCGATCCCCGTATTCGTCGATCCATTTTAAAGCGGCATCGACATGACTGCGGAGCTCCTGAAACAGGCGGAGATCGCCGGTCCAACGAACGTATTCGATTAACAAGATTAAAAATAACGGTGTCGAATCGACGGAACCGTAATAAGGGGTGAACGGAATCTGATTCGTGTTCGCCAATTCCCCGAAACGAATTTCGTGCATGATTTTCCCCGGTTGCTCATCCCGCCACGCGTCCACTTTTGTGCCTTGAAAAGCGGCCATCGTTTTCAAAGTGCCTTTGGCCACTTCCGGCTGGAAAGGAAGCGCTTGCAAAGCGGCGATCAAGCTGTCTCTGCCAAAAGGAACGCCGAACCAAGGCAATCCGGCGACCGGAAACGTGCCGTATCCGAGATCGGTCAGCAAAACCCGAAAGTCATCGATTCCCCGCTCTACCAATGATCTTAATGCCGCATGATCGGTTTCAATTTCCGCCGCATTCATACGCCATTGCTTGTAAGATGCTTGCAGTCGATCCAATGCCTTTTCTCTCGCCTCTGGTTCGGGTTCGGCACCGTCGATCATCGGCATAACGCGAAAGGTGATGGTTCGTTCTTGCAAATGATACAGCGATAAGCGGAAGCGGATGTTTCCGTCCTCACACACGACAGCACCGTTATCCCCCCAATCGATTTTCGTAGCGCGCTTAATACCGTCTGTGCCTTTGTAGCGGAACGTAAACGTGTTATTATCAAACGTCGGACGTAACTTTTGGCCGGTTTTTGCTTTTTGCAGTCCGCGAATGATGAACATGTCGAGAAAGTCAGCGTCGATTTGCACGCTCAATTCAAATTCAGCCGACCGTGGATGATAGTTTTTCACGCTGATCGTTTCGTACAATATCCCGCCGTAGATGAAACGCTGCCGTTCGATTTCAAGTGACTCACGCGGAAGTGAGAGACTGCCGTCTCGTTCCAATTCAGGATTCGTCAGCATTATTGAAGCCGCATAATTTTCATCTGCTTTGGAAAACAGCAAGTTCGGCTCCTGGCCGTTGATTTTCAAATCAAATTGGCTCAAATACCTCGTATCTTTCGTGTACAACCCGAGTCCGTAATCATGGTTTTTCGGAATGTTCCCTTTCGCATCCGTAACGAGAAACAGATCATTCTCTTTAATCACGCGATAATCCATCGATTCCCTCCCGAGCCATTTTTATCTTCCGAAACGTTTCGGATTTTGCGCAAAATAAGATCTTCCAATCACCGTCAACTTTGGCTTTTCTCTGCCGGCGTTGTCGATTCCCGAACGATCAACTGCGAATCCAGCACTTTTTTATGAGGCGAATCTTTCCTTTCAAGCATACCTACCAACAGTTTTGCGGCTTCAAATCCCATTTGGTATTCATCCTGCGCAATCGTCGTCAACGGCGGAGAAACATAGGAGGCCAGGATGTTGTCATCGAATCCGACGACCGACAAATCTTCCGGGATACGTCTGCCGAGTGCCCGCGCCCCCTTGATAACTCCCATCGCCATAATGTCGCTCGCGCAGAAAACGGCGGTAATTTCGGGATACTTCGT is a window encoding:
- a CDS encoding amylo-alpha-1,6-glucosidase; the protein is MDYRVIKENDLFLVTDAKGNIPKNHDYGLGLYTKDTRYLSQFDLKINGQEPNLLFSKADENYAASIMLTNPELERDGSLSLPRESLEIERQRFIYGGILYETISVKNYHPRSAEFELSVQIDADFLDMFIIRGLQKAKTGQKLRPTFDNNTFTFRYKGTDGIKRATKIDWGDNGAVVCEDGNIRFRLSLYHLQERTITFRVMPMIDGAEPEPEAREKALDRLQASYKQWRMNAAEIETDHAALRSLVERGIDDFRVLLTDLGYGTFPVAGLPWFGVPFGRDSLIAALQALPFQPEVAKGTLKTMAAFQGTKVDAWRDEQPGKIMHEIRFGELANTNQIPFTPYYGSVDSTPLFLILLIEYVRWTGDLRLFQELRSHVDAALKWIDEYGDRDGDGLVEYHQQSENGISNQGWKDSGDSIVHRNGSYADSPIALAEVQGYVYQAKQGIADIYEKLSDQRAAQSLRRQAAALKRTFEEKFWMNDRGFYAIALDRDKQQVETVTSNPGHLLWSGLLEPDKAKKVAETLVSDNMFSGFGIRTMAEGEAGYNPISYHNGSVWPHDNSLILLGMSKREQRAEAVKVIDGLIRASKSFEYHRLPELFCGYGERVVNYPTACSPQAWAAGTPLSFIQALLGLFPNCLQQEIYLSPVLLPSMNHLHVRKLSIGKGELDVIVKRVNGDVAAVVKRNTTGCRVVIEQQVNV